In Deinococcus carri, the genomic stretch TCCGCCCTGACCGGCCCGGCTATGCCGTGATGCCTCAAGCCCGTGAACTCCCGAACGAGCCCGTGATCGTCAAGGCGGTCAACAGCAGCTTCATCGGCACCGACCTCGAAGCGCGTTTGCACTCCGCCGGTGTAACGACCGTGGTCGTCTGCGGCGCAACCACCAACCACTGCGTGGAGACGACGACGCGTATGGCCGGAAACCTTGGCTTCGAGACGCTGCTGGTCGCTGACGCCACCTGGACCTTCGACCGTACGGGGCCCGACGGCACAACGTTCCCGGCCGCACAGGTTCAGGCCATGACGCTCGCGAACCTCAGCGGGGAGTTCGCCGAGATCGTCCAAACTGACGATGTGCTGGTGCGGTTAGGGGTCACACCCACTCTCCGCTGAAGCTCTGGCGCAACTGCTCCTGGACCACGGCCGGAAGGCTCTGCCGCCACGCCATGCGGAAGGGCAGCGCTGGAGTGGGAGCATGCAGGGGCCGAAACGTGACCCCAGGGTGACCGAGGGCCGCCAGGGAACGGACGATCAGGAACAGGCCTTCGCCCTCGGCAACGAGGCGCATCATGCCCGCAAAGGAGTACATTCGTGCGCCGCTGCTGGTGAGCTGCTGGGGTTGAACTCCGGTTTGATTGAACAGGTGCTGCCAGTGGTCGTAGAGGTCCGGGTTGCTCTCCCGCGAGTTCAGGAGCAGTGGCTGGCCCTCCAGCGCTTGGAAGGGCACCTGGTCCAGTTGCGCCAATGGATGCCCTTCGGGTAGGGCGAGCCAGAACTCCTCCATCCAGAGCCGACGCTGCTGGACGCCATTACAGCGGACTTGTGGTGCCACGAAAAAGCCTACGTCCAGGGTCCCCGTAGTCAATCCCTGCAACTGTTCGAGGGTGGTGCCCTCCAGATGCTGGAGTCTCAATCCCGGCAGCGCCTGAGCCACTCGTTGCAGGCGGTCAGGAATCCCAGTCTGACCAACGTAATCCGCGAAGCCCACGCGCAGGACCTGCGGAGCGCTCTCCCGGCGTAATCTCTGAATCCCCTCGTCGAGCGTACCCAGAACGGTGCGGGCCAAGTCTAGAAGCCGCTCACCCTCGGGAGTCAGGGTGACGCGGCGGCTGGTGCGCTGGAGAAGCGTCACACCCAGCTCGCCTTCCAGCCGCCGAATCTGGTGGCTCAGGGCGGGTTGGGTCATATACAGCCGTGCGGCCGCCCGGGTGAAGTTCAGCTCTTCCGCGAGCACCACGAAAGCCCGCAGGTGGCGAAGTTCCGGCATGATCTATGCATTTTAGACATGGATCGGAGCTGGAAAAGCATGAGACTTCCCGCGCCATGGCCTCCACACTGAGGCCATGGACAACGCAGTACATGAACTCCGACTGGTGATCACCACACAGGACTACGAGCGCAGCAAGGCCTTCTATCAGGCCCTGCTGGGAACCAAAGCCGTCAATGCCTGGGAGTCCCCGGAGGGCCGCGTCATCATTCTGGAAGCGGGGCGGGCCACACTGGAACTCGTGGACGAGCGTCAAGCTGGGCGGATCGACCAGATCGAGGTGGGGCGGCGGGTCTCCGGGGACCTGCGGCTGGCTCTGGGAATGCCCGATAGTAAAACAGGCGCAACTACCGCTCAGCAGGTGGGCGGGGTGCTGACGCATC encodes the following:
- a CDS encoding LysR family transcriptional regulator — protein: MPELRHLRAFVVLAEELNFTRAAARLYMTQPALSHQIRRLEGELGVTLLQRTSRRVTLTPEGERLLDLARTVLGTLDEGIQRLRRESAPQVLRVGFADYVGQTGIPDRLQRVAQALPGLRLQHLEGTTLEQLQGLTTGTLDVGFFVAPQVRCNGVQQRRLWMEEFWLALPEGHPLAQLDQVPFQALEGQPLLLNSRESNPDLYDHWQHLFNQTGVQPQQLTSSGARMYSFAGMMRLVAEGEGLFLIVRSLAALGHPGVTFRPLHAPTPALPFRMAWRQSLPAVVQEQLRQSFSGEWV
- a CDS encoding VOC family protein — encoded protein: MDNAVHELRLVITTQDYERSKAFYQALLGTKAVNAWESPEGRVIILEAGRATLELVDERQAGRIDQIEVGRRVSGDLRLALGMPDSKTGATTAQQVGGVLTHPVTRTPWNSLNARVLSPDGLQITLFAENE
- a CDS encoding cysteine hydrolase family protein, which translates into the protein MNPQTSALLVIDVQEAFNEIEQAGARRNNLQAVPNIVRLLTAFRGVDAPIFHVRHASTEPNSRFRPDRPGYAVMPQARELPNEPVIVKAVNSSFIGTDLEARLHSAGVTTVVVCGATTNHCVETTTRMAGNLGFETLLVADATWTFDRTGPDGTTFPAAQVQAMTLANLSGEFAEIVQTDDVLVRLGVTPTLR